The following coding sequences are from one Maniola hyperantus chromosome 7, iAphHyp1.2, whole genome shotgun sequence window:
- the LOC117983524 gene encoding uncharacterized protein isoform X1: protein MAGRLEIKRAQCCGAYRLYRHQQARVICYSLMVIILVTIVTPSLCQYAIQTGLRPDVRFGEDNDRFDVTNLIRRQKKHFKPNLDSQSEEFRRRSKPRDKKKYKADDEKDLQWPKLLNTEAGRSILRKRIKNKLEDHVNNLANTIIHKIRGIRRNENFAYHDDMNSEGDGEDFNTNLRAFEDAQDFKDDDDNDYMRRQNRLQGIVNKLHGTNLTRRTAIDPEKEILFHYAFPVDMKIEGFLQAPVK from the exons ATGGCGGGAAGGCTGGAAATAAAACGAGCGCAATGCTGCGGTGCTTACAGATTATACCGGCATCAGCAAGCACGCGTCATCTGCTAC AGTCTTATGGTCATTATTCTGGTTACCATCGTCACTCCATCATTGTGCCAATACGCAATACAAACCGGCCTGCGACCGGACGTCCGGTTCGGCGAAGACAACGACAGGTTTGACGTCACCAACCTGATCCGACGACAGAAGAAGCATTTCAAACCTAATCTAGACTCACAGTCCGAAGAATTTAGACGAAG GTCTAAACCGAGAGacaaaaagaaatataaagCAGACGACGAAAAAGATCTTCAATGGCCTAAACTACTGAATACGGAAGCTGGGAGAAgtattttaagaaaaagaatAAAGAATAAACTAGAAGACCATGTCAACAACCTCGCTAATACGATCATACACAAGATTAGAGGCATACGTCGAAATGAGAATTTTGCTTATCATGACGATATGAACAGCGAAGGTGACGGAGAAGACTTTAACACAAACCTCCGAGCTTTTGAAGATGCTCAGGATtttaaagatgatgatgataatgattatatGCGAAGACAAAATCGTTTGCAAGGTATTGTCAATAAGTTACACGGGACGAATCTAACTCGGCGGACGGCGATAGATCCCGAGAAAGAGATATTATTTCACTACGCGTTCCCCGTTGATATGAAGATTGAAGGCTTCTTGCAAGCgcctgtgaaataa
- the LOC117983524 gene encoding uncharacterized protein isoform X2, whose product MKSLMVIILVTIVTPSLCQYAIQTGLRPDVRFGEDNDRFDVTNLIRRQKKHFKPNLDSQSEEFRRRSKPRDKKKYKADDEKDLQWPKLLNTEAGRSILRKRIKNKLEDHVNNLANTIIHKIRGIRRNENFAYHDDMNSEGDGEDFNTNLRAFEDAQDFKDDDDNDYMRRQNRLQGIVNKLHGTNLTRRTAIDPEKEILFHYAFPVDMKIEGFLQAPVK is encoded by the exons ATGAAG AGTCTTATGGTCATTATTCTGGTTACCATCGTCACTCCATCATTGTGCCAATACGCAATACAAACCGGCCTGCGACCGGACGTCCGGTTCGGCGAAGACAACGACAGGTTTGACGTCACCAACCTGATCCGACGACAGAAGAAGCATTTCAAACCTAATCTAGACTCACAGTCCGAAGAATTTAGACGAAG GTCTAAACCGAGAGacaaaaagaaatataaagCAGACGACGAAAAAGATCTTCAATGGCCTAAACTACTGAATACGGAAGCTGGGAGAAgtattttaagaaaaagaatAAAGAATAAACTAGAAGACCATGTCAACAACCTCGCTAATACGATCATACACAAGATTAGAGGCATACGTCGAAATGAGAATTTTGCTTATCATGACGATATGAACAGCGAAGGTGACGGAGAAGACTTTAACACAAACCTCCGAGCTTTTGAAGATGCTCAGGATtttaaagatgatgatgataatgattatatGCGAAGACAAAATCGTTTGCAAGGTATTGTCAATAAGTTACACGGGACGAATCTAACTCGGCGGACGGCGATAGATCCCGAGAAAGAGATATTATTTCACTACGCGTTCCCCGTTGATATGAAGATTGAAGGCTTCTTGCAAGCgcctgtgaaataa
- the LOC117983913 gene encoding suppressor of Mek1-like has product MTKRYLQILSVTAIFAVNGIKSDDSIKTLRKILKELKAPTEDRYDEANHDSNIVYLPSHYRHAHAKFKHGKSVPNLMNIQTMNLFLKSKRQRDEADQRFLRSDAENTCTAPGRCGCSGGRCGKKREDDLADEVDRVVNEINKQLPRDDDEIRNDRDIVTLDDRNWDIDENDQQRNRDDEDRIKNNDRYYDDGDEIKHDRDSDERDRRLVDSKNRVDRDELFNSKRIKINDNLDVVILDKSDLDVLLRNERFPDLTRKDVDKDDEDKEMVEFKKNVNVEDKASDRSTNDITPEEFFGYYEPMKQKLVAKAFNFVKDKKNNNRDKNLSDFFNLKHLSPYQTSELRNTKLKYQRGELKDDALEEEIVNIMFGEKSNMKIVAHNGRNDKIYVPRWLHILISISNKNRNNNLRAQNAQKRVLPLTLQQKERLNKKSMVEKGKTIPKIVWRKNSARADVQRYGIPFDFDVHGLGQMAA; this is encoded by the coding sequence ATGACTAAACGATATCTCCAAATTTTGTCTGTGACAGCCATTTTTGCTGTAAACGGTATCAAAAGCGATGattccataaaaactttaagGAAAATACTTAAAGAATTGAAAGCACCAACTGAAGACAGGTATGATGAAGCGAATCATGATTCCAATATAGTATACCTTCCAAGTCATTACAGGCACGCGCACGCCAAATTCAAACATGGTAAAAGTGTCCCTAACCTCATGAATATACAGACGATGAACTTGTTTTTGAAATCTAAAAGACAGCGAGATGAAGCTGATCAGAGGTTTCTACGGTCAGATGCTGAAAATACATGCACGGCGCCTGGTAGATGTGGATGTTCTGGAGGTAGATGCGGCAAAAAGAGGGAAGATGATTTGGCTGATGAAGTAGATAGAGTGGTTAATGAAATCAACAAACAACTACCTagagatgatgatgaaatcagaAATGATAGGGATATCGTCACTTTAGATGACAGAAATTGGGATATAGATGAAAACGATCAACAAAGGAACCGAGATGATGAggatagaataaaaaataatgacagatattatgatgatggtgatgaaataAAACATGATAGAGACAGTGATGAAAGAGATAGGCGTTTAGTTGACAGCAAAAACAGAGTTGATAGAGACGAATTGTTTAACAGCAAAAGGATCAAAATTAACGATAACCTTGATGTAGTGATACTGGATAAATCAGATTTAGATGTACTTCTTAGAAATGAACGTTTTCCTGATCTCACTAGAAAAGATGTTGACAAAGATGATGAGGATAAAGAAatggttgaatttaaaaaaaatgtcaacgTTGAAGATAAAGCCAGTGACAGATCCACGAACGATATTACACCAGAAGAATTTTTTGGATATTATGAACCTATGAAACAGAAACTAGTAGCAAAAGCGTTTAATTTCGTAAAAGataaaaagaataataatagaGATAAAAATCTTTCCGATTTTTTTAACCTCAAACATCTTTCGCCGTACCAAACAAGCGAATTGCGAAATACTAAACTGAAATACCAACGCGGCGAACTGAAGGACGATGCTTTGGAGGAAGAAATTGTGAACATTATGTTCGGAGAGAAAAGTAACATGAAAATAGTTGCACACAATGGACGTAATGACAAAATTTACGTACCCAGGTGGCTACACATTTTGATAAGTATATCTAATAAAAACCGTAACAATAACTTAAGAGCTCAAAATGCTCAAAAGCGTGTTCTGCCACTAACCTTACAGCAAAAAGAGAGGCTCAATAAAAAAAGCATGGTAGAAAAGGGAAAAACTATTCCGAAAATAGTGTGGCGAAAAAATTCGGCCAGAGCTGATGTTCAGAGATACGGAATACCTTTCGATTTTGATGTTCACGGGTTAGGTCAAATGGCAGCATAG
- the LOC117983639 gene encoding kxDL motif-containing protein CG10681-like → MANDTPESDFSIECFQNYSAPEVFVQGLAGMVDQTDVEVVIRAQKTMLQRFEKTTEMLTNCNQLSASRLRAASVEFKKHTQLLLDMKKDLEFIFKKIRAIKTKLSTQYPEAYKLAAAEAVIKKPVEEQEEFPSETKIESKMVATVSTETLKPTTSEEKKPKKKTDKIDSEVQPKESSRSGKKVKNSSSSETESASSGDESSTDTG, encoded by the exons ATGGCAAACGACACCCCAGAGAGCGATTTCTCAATAGAATGCTTCCAGAACTACTCAGCTCCAGAGGTATTCGTCCAGGGCCTGGCTGGGATGGTGGACCAGACTGATGTTGAAGTTGTCATACGTGCGCAGAAAACTAT GCTGCAGAGGTTTGAGAAGACAACAGAAATGCTGACCAACTGCAACCAGCTGTCTGCCAGCAGACTCCGGGCTGCCTCGGTAGAGTTCAAGAAGCACACTCAGCTGCTGCTAGACATGAAGAAGGACCTGGAGTTCATATTCAAGAAGATAAGAGCTATTAAGACTAAGCTGAG CACACAATACCCAGAAGCATACAAACTGGCGGCAGCTGAAGCAGTCATTAAAAAACCAGTCGAAGAACAGGAAGAGTTCCCTTCTGAAACCAAAATAGAATCAAAAATGGTTGCAACCGTCTCCACAGAAACATTGAAACCGACAACCAGCGAGGAAAAGAAACCAAAGAAGAAAACAGATAAAATAGATTCAGAAGTACAGCCTAAGGAGTCTTCTAGAAGTGGGAAGAAGGTTAAAAATAGTAGTTCCTCCGAAACAGAAAGTGCTAGTTCTGGCGATGAAAGTAGTACAGATACTGGTTGA
- the LOC117983640 gene encoding ubiquitin-conjugating enzyme E2 T-like: MSSARSGRLLRELENLNARPPWGITCQPEKEDIMDVLKVSMLGPQGSPYEKGRFELSINIPDRYPFEPPQIKFLTPVYHPNIDKGGRICMNMLKMPPKGSWLPTVTIESLLIAIQTLLAYPNPEDPLMLDVADEFKYDNETFLENARKHTEQYAV, encoded by the exons ATGTCCAGTGCACGTTCAGGTCGTTTACTACGTGAgcttgaaaatcttaatgctaGGCCACCATGGGGAATAACTTGCCAACCCGAGAAGGAAGATATCATGGACGTGTTAAAAGTCAGTATGCTCGGTCCCCAGGGTTCTCCGTATGAAAAAGGGAGGTTTGAGCTCAGTATCAACATACCAGATAGATATCCCTTCGAGCCTCCTCAAATCAAGTTCCTTACGCCGGTATACCATCCAAATATTGATAAAG GTGGTAGAATCTGTATGAACATGCTAAAAATGCCTCCCAAGGGCTCGTGGCTGCCCACTGTAACCATCGAGTCTCTCCTCATCGCCATACAAACACTGCTAGCTTATCCAAACCCGGAGGATCCGTTGATGTTAGATGTTGCAGATGAGTTTAAATATGATAACGAGACTTTCTTAGAGAATGCGCGGAAACATACAGAGCAGTACGCAGTGTGA
- the LOC138402601 gene encoding uncharacterized protein, translating to MVPPPKPKKNKQKKANDKDKLKARAISKKSTIRSLFNYKEENLMKAIEDIQNKKMGIREACRFYGVPKTTVYDRLSGKIAASTMPKVGPDPVLGREIEEKLSKWLINMAKCGFPLTKQDLIESVSKIIRDSGIKNPFKEGKPGDTWYHNFLKRHPEISIRVPEGINNARAAVTETRIRSWFKELRDYMASIAALDIFEEPDRIFNGDETGFSLCPKSGKVLGPRGYKNVYVIKQNNEKENITVLVVFTASGKLCPPLVIFPYVRPPKAIIDNMPESWVLGRSESGWMKSEVFYEYVCNDLNDWIAKSGIKKPVILFIDGHKSHMTYSLSEFCDRNGIILYALPANTTHMLQPADVSVFRPLKQKWKNTVRNWQVRPENINKTITKLNFCEILKETFTLIDLDETIKNGFRKCGLYPLNENNVDYTKCVKDLQKLISPTSNRAKTVYARDFDAALKVISLIQTDLASRNIEATPILEEIEKARAKFIENRRSKSKTPRTSATSNQSSSILEDLVTETNCAVTPDNLNFDEPGIVPQTTACSSLNNPSNFSSNIDIFTLQAPSCNPNIDTITPPAPASCSSPNINILTTELITDAANISLPQPGSYISLDDISVLPFSELEISQTQNDMSFDDIFEKHLHFPEPPAPKDKKIGPKLPSAISSKAWRAYYQKKDQDKENLEMEKKQKRQLKAEEKDRKAKEKEKRIKKKRTVVKSTSKKEVLQCSQCYEDLISDVEDDSEKNIGCDKCVRWFHLKCTMLEQVPYIEAAISDYICPFCMQDNNK from the exons ATGGTTCCACCACCTAAACcgaaaaaaaataaacagaaaaaaGCAAACGATAAAGATAAATTG AAGGCGCGGGCGATATCAAAAAAGTCTACCATACGTAGTCTTTTCAACTACAAGGAAGAAAATTTAATGAAAGCAATAGAagacatacaaaacaaaaaaatgggAATAAGAGAAGCCTGCCGGTTTTATGGGGTGCCAAAAACGACCGTTTATGATCGACTGTCGGGTAAAATAGCAGCGAGCACAATGCCTAAAGTAGGCCCAGACCCTGTATTAGGTCGTGAAATTGAAGAAAAGCTATCTAAATGGCTTATAAACATGGCTAAATGTGGATTTCCACTAACTAAACAAGATCTAATAGAAAGTGTATCCAAAATCATTCGCGATTCTGGAATTAAAAACCCTTTTAAGGAGGGTAAGCCAGGTGATACTTGGTACCACAATTTCTTAAAACGACATCCCGAAATTAGTATTAGAGTACCAGAAGGCATTAACAATGCCCGAGCCGCAGTAACCGAGACCCGCATAAGGTCGTGGTTCAAGGAATTGAGAGATTATATGGCGTCTATTGCTGCTTTGGACATATTTGAAGAACCAGACAGGATATTTAACGGAGATGAAACCGGATTCTCTCTGTGCCCAAAGAGTGGTAAAGTTTTGGGACCTAGAGGATACAAAAACGTATatgtaattaaacaaaataatgaaaaagaaaatatcACTGTATTGGTGGTATTTACAGCAAGTGGTAAATTATGCCCACCCCTTGTAATATTCCCCTACGTAAGACCTCCTAAGGCTATCATTGATAATATGCCAGAATCATGGGTACTTGGACGTTCCGAAAGCGGTTGGATGAAGAGCGAAGTCTTCTATGAATATGTATGTAATGATTTGAATGATTGGATAGCCAAAAGCGGTATCAAAAAGCCTGTGATTCTATTTATAGACGGGCACAAGTCTCATATGACATACTCATTGAGTGAGTTTTGTGACCGaaatggcataatattatatgcttTACCAGCTAACACAACGCATATGCTTCAGCCGGCTGACGTAAGCGTGTTTAGGCCGCTGAAGCAAAAGTGGAAAAATACTGTAAGGAATTGGCAGGTTCGCCCTGAGAACATTAACAAAACCATTACCAAACTTAATTTTTGTGAAATTCTTAAAGAGACTTTCACTTTAATTGACTTGGACGAGACCATCAAAAATGGGTTTCGAAAATGTGGGTTGTACCCCTTAAATGAAAAtaacgtagactacacaaaatgTGTCAAGGACTTACAGAAACTAATAAGTCCAACATCAAATAGAGCAAAAACGGTGTATGCAAGAGATTTCGATGCAGCCTTGAAGGTTATATCATTAATCCAGACAGACTTGGCCAGTCGAAATATTGAAGCAACGCCTATTCTGGAAGAAATTGAAAAGGCTAGAGCAAAATTCATCGAAAATCGCCGTTCCAAGTCAAAGACGCCTCGAACATCTGCAACTTCTAATCAGAGTTCGAGCATACTTGAAGACCTTGTGACTGAAACGAACTGTGCAGTTACTCCAGACAATTTAAACTTTGATGAGCCTGGAATCGTGCCACAAACTACTGCTTGTTCCAGCCTGAATAATCCCTCTAATTTCAGctcaaatattgatatttttacacTACAAGCTCCAAGTTGCAACCCAAATATTGACACTATTACGCCACCAGCTCCTGCTTCATGTTCAAGCCCGAATATCAACATTTTGACCACGGAACTAATTACTGATGCTGCAAATATAAGTTTACCTCAACCTGGCTCATATATATCTTTAGACGATATATCGGTTTTGCCATTTTCTGAACTCGAAATATCACAAACACAAAATGACATGTCTTTTGATGATATCTTCGAAAAACATTTACATTTTCCGGAGCCACCAGCACCAAAAGATAAAAAGATTGGACCTAAATTACCTAGTGCAATTTCTTCTAAAGCTTGGAGAGCTTATTACCAAAAAAAAGACCAAGAtaaagaaaatttagaaatggaaaaaaaacaaaagcgaCAATTAAAAGCAGAAGAAAAAGATAGGAAAGCTAAAGAAAAAGAGAaaagaataaagaaaaaaaggacAGTGGTGAAGAGCACCTCAAAAAAGGAGGTTTTGCAATGCAGCCAATGTTATGAAGACTTGATAAGCGACGTTGAGGATGATTCGGAAAAAAATATCGGCTGTGATAAATGCGTCCGCTGGTTCCATCTAAAATGTACAATGTTGGAACAAGTTCCATATATTGAAGCAGCAATATCGGATTACATATGCCCATTTTGTATGcaagataataataagtaa